From one Luteolibacter sp. SL250 genomic stretch:
- a CDS encoding PQQ-dependent sugar dehydrogenase, with translation MRLPAFLLSILATPLNAGPDGAALYQQHCAMCHGQEGLGMPGVFPPLAKADFLVNERERALKGPLEGLSGKITVNGQEYNGAMPPAFLDDEQLSAVFNHVFTSWGNVVKQTSPEEITAIRATGKFPTLDALKASMVGDKLPDPPAGWKLAVGGELSFSPSRLALHPDGHQVIVLSTRGDVWLWKPGTTDLTPLFRNETYIDANLGDQLVMGMAMDTKGRLYIASNQCNKNASPVRNEMTIFRTEAWSSAKEWAAPKPWFKTQAPYGIGPYNHGLSHLAQGPDGFLYVNSGARTDSGEAGTQPNYATTGEEPTTAVIWKMDPEAEKPEIEILASGLRNNYGFCWDDDGHMVATENGPDAHAPEELNLIEKGRHYGFPYQFSDWTEKAYPHTADVPQGLEITHPFRNKGPHGGSGLASFDPHSCPSGIVWLGEEWPAPFGGSFLTTRFGNLLKLDGGDVGFDLLQLHVDFKDRSFTSKRILSPLGRPVDILKLPGQRLLVAEYNRATTLAAGMGTPGRLLLLQPER, from the coding sequence ATGCGACTTCCCGCATTTCTCCTTTCCATCCTGGCGACCCCGCTGAATGCAGGCCCGGATGGCGCCGCCCTCTACCAGCAGCACTGCGCGATGTGCCATGGCCAGGAGGGACTGGGGATGCCTGGTGTCTTTCCTCCGCTGGCGAAGGCCGACTTCCTGGTGAACGAGCGGGAAAGGGCGTTGAAAGGACCGCTGGAGGGCCTAAGCGGAAAGATCACCGTCAACGGGCAGGAATACAACGGAGCGATGCCACCCGCCTTTCTGGATGACGAGCAGCTCAGCGCCGTCTTCAACCATGTCTTCACCTCCTGGGGCAACGTGGTGAAGCAGACGAGCCCGGAGGAAATCACCGCCATCCGGGCGACGGGCAAGTTCCCCACCCTGGACGCGCTGAAGGCATCCATGGTCGGGGACAAACTGCCCGATCCCCCTGCCGGATGGAAGCTGGCGGTGGGCGGCGAGTTGTCCTTCTCCCCTTCCCGGCTCGCGCTCCATCCGGATGGCCACCAGGTCATCGTCCTCTCCACCCGTGGCGATGTCTGGCTGTGGAAGCCGGGCACCACGGACCTCACCCCGCTTTTCCGGAACGAGACCTACATCGACGCAAACCTGGGCGACCAACTGGTGATGGGCATGGCGATGGACACGAAGGGACGGCTCTACATCGCCAGCAACCAGTGCAACAAGAACGCCTCCCCGGTGCGGAATGAGATGACCATCTTCCGCACGGAGGCCTGGTCCTCCGCCAAGGAATGGGCGGCACCCAAGCCGTGGTTCAAAACCCAGGCACCCTACGGCATCGGACCCTACAACCATGGCCTGTCCCACCTCGCCCAAGGACCGGATGGTTTCCTCTATGTGAACAGCGGTGCGCGCACGGACAGCGGCGAAGCTGGCACCCAACCGAACTACGCGACAACCGGCGAGGAGCCCACCACCGCGGTGATCTGGAAGATGGACCCGGAGGCGGAGAAGCCGGAGATCGAAATCCTGGCCAGCGGCCTCCGCAACAACTACGGCTTCTGCTGGGATGATGACGGCCACATGGTCGCCACCGAGAACGGGCCGGATGCCCATGCGCCGGAGGAACTGAACCTGATCGAAAAGGGCAGGCACTATGGCTTTCCCTACCAGTTCTCCGACTGGACGGAAAAAGCCTACCCCCACACCGCTGACGTGCCTCAGGGGCTGGAGATCACCCATCCTTTCAGGAACAAGGGACCGCACGGTGGCAGCGGGCTTGCCAGCTTCGACCCGCACTCCTGCCCCAGCGGCATCGTCTGGCTGGGGGAAGAGTGGCCCGCGCCATTCGGCGGCAGCTTTTTGACGACCCGGTTCGGCAACCTGCTCAAGCTGGACGGCGGGGATGTCGGCTTCGACCTGTTGCAGCTCCATGTCGATTTCAAGGACCGCAGCTTCACCTCGAAGCGCATCCTGTCCCCGCTGGGCAGACCGGTGGACATCCTGAAGTTGCCCGGCCAACGCCTGCTCGTCGCGGAGTACAACCGGGCCACCACCCTCGCCGCCGGCATGGGAACACCCGGCCGCCTGCTGCTGCTCCAACCGGAGAGATAG
- a CDS encoding sugar phosphate isomerase/epimerase family protein gives MKRRTFLTLAAACSGIPQLGAIEPISRKGKPRLVLGLAAYSFRKSMKWMKGKAVTAPEGWPSWGLFDFIDFCADHGFQGAELTSYFFPPDVDEKYLLEIKRHAYLRGVAIAGTAVGNVFTHPEGPKRREQVEYVKTWIRHASVMGAPHIRIFAGDVQKGSTQEEAEKNFLECYAECLELASEKGVFLGLENHHGIVAEADAIVRLVRAADSKWAGVNLDSGNFKTEDPYADLEKIAPYAVNVQLKMMLQKKGAPKKEETDIPRVLDILKKANYQGWFTLEYEEEENPHEEVPKILTRLKPLLDA, from the coding sequence ATGAAACGGAGAACCTTCCTTACCCTGGCGGCCGCCTGTTCCGGAATCCCGCAACTCGGCGCGATCGAGCCTATCTCCCGCAAGGGCAAGCCGAGGCTGGTGCTGGGCCTGGCCGCCTATTCATTCCGCAAGAGCATGAAGTGGATGAAGGGGAAGGCGGTCACCGCACCGGAGGGCTGGCCATCCTGGGGTCTCTTCGACTTCATCGACTTCTGCGCGGACCACGGCTTCCAGGGTGCGGAGCTGACCAGTTACTTCTTCCCTCCGGATGTGGATGAAAAATACCTGCTGGAGATCAAGCGCCACGCATACCTGCGCGGGGTTGCCATCGCGGGAACGGCGGTGGGCAACGTCTTCACCCACCCGGAAGGGCCCAAACGCCGGGAGCAGGTGGAGTATGTGAAAACCTGGATCCGCCACGCATCCGTGATGGGCGCGCCGCACATCCGGATCTTCGCCGGTGACGTGCAGAAGGGCAGCACGCAGGAAGAAGCGGAGAAGAATTTCCTCGAGTGCTATGCGGAGTGCCTGGAGCTCGCCTCGGAAAAAGGCGTGTTCCTCGGGCTGGAGAATCACCACGGCATCGTCGCGGAGGCGGATGCCATCGTGCGGCTGGTCCGCGCGGCGGACAGCAAGTGGGCGGGCGTCAATCTGGACAGCGGCAACTTCAAGACGGAGGACCCCTATGCGGATCTGGAGAAGATCGCCCCCTATGCGGTGAACGTGCAGTTGAAGATGATGCTCCAAAAGAAGGGCGCGCCGAAGAAGGAGGAGACGGACATCCCGCGCGTGCTCGATATCCTGAAGAAAGCGAACTACCAGGGATGGTTCACCCTCGAATACGAAGAAGAGGAGAACCCGCACGAGGAAGTGCCGAAGATCCTCACCCGTCTGAAGCCGCTGCTGGATGCGTAG
- a CDS encoding rhomboid family intramembrane serine protease, producing the protein MEALTPWNETLPALCEVGVWTSIHEAHEHALVLLAMGWDCSVHPVSDGYALFTAAGDAEHASRELGLYAAEQSRETPLPEPAVADHPAGIMWLLAWGIILTAVFSRQLADPALTDRFSNSTVPLLEQGEWWRPFTALFLHGDLAHLLGNLLIGGLFCIMAAKSLGAWKSWPLILLGGTVGNLVNALFHQGESFSSIGASTATFAALGLLVGLALANETLKGRYLRLRSLAVPLISGSLIFSMFGTAGENTDVSAHVWGGLSGVALGAFSGWLERASRRDQDRNELTCRCMSAGQPRIG; encoded by the coding sequence ATGGAAGCGCTGACGCCGTGGAATGAAACTCTCCCAGCCCTGTGCGAAGTGGGTGTCTGGACTTCCATCCACGAGGCCCACGAACATGCGCTGGTGCTTCTGGCCATGGGATGGGACTGCAGCGTCCATCCTGTGTCGGACGGCTATGCTTTGTTCACCGCGGCCGGTGACGCGGAGCATGCCTCGCGAGAACTCGGACTATATGCGGCAGAACAGTCCCGCGAAACTCCCCTGCCGGAACCGGCGGTCGCGGATCATCCCGCTGGCATCATGTGGCTTCTGGCATGGGGGATCATCCTGACCGCGGTCTTCTCCAGGCAACTGGCGGATCCCGCCCTGACGGACCGGTTCAGCAACTCCACCGTCCCTCTTCTGGAACAGGGAGAATGGTGGAGGCCGTTCACCGCTCTCTTTCTCCACGGTGATCTGGCCCACCTTCTCGGGAATCTCCTGATCGGGGGACTTTTCTGCATCATGGCTGCGAAGTCACTGGGAGCATGGAAATCATGGCCGCTGATCCTGCTGGGCGGGACCGTCGGAAACCTTGTCAATGCACTCTTCCACCAGGGAGAATCCTTTTCGTCCATCGGTGCTTCGACCGCGACTTTTGCCGCGCTCGGACTTCTGGTCGGACTGGCACTCGCCAACGAAACACTGAAAGGACGCTATCTGAGGCTGAGATCGCTCGCGGTCCCATTGATCTCAGGTTCCCTGATCTTCAGCATGTTCGGCACGGCGGGTGAAAACACGGATGTCAGCGCCCATGTGTGGGGCGGGCTCTCCGGGGTGGCGCTGGGTGCGTTCAGCGGATGGCTGGAACGGGCATCCAGACGGGATCAGGACCGGAATGAACTGACCTGTCGCTGCATGTCCGCCGGACAACCCAGGATCGGCTGA
- the map gene encoding type I methionyl aminopeptidase, translating to MSFRQRIPIKTAKEIERMRVAGSIAAKILHEVAMAAKPGVTTGDLDALSRELMRQHDCKSAFLGYRGYTGNMCISVNEEVVHGIGGPRRLLPGDIISLDVGVVKSGFIGDNATTVAVGDIPLETKRLLAVTEQSLYEAIKFARAGTKLADLCGAVEEFVKPRGFTIVREFVGHGVGRRLHEEPQVPNYRPQGKSPTLMPGMTLAIEPMVNAGVAGVRILDDGWTVITEDRKPSAHFEHTVLITAGEPEILTDRPRLAEPEMLGLPAW from the coding sequence GTGTCATTCCGTCAGCGCATTCCCATCAAGACCGCCAAGGAGATCGAGCGCATGCGGGTGGCCGGCTCCATCGCGGCGAAGATCCTGCATGAAGTCGCCATGGCGGCGAAGCCCGGTGTGACCACCGGTGATCTGGATGCGCTTTCCCGGGAGTTGATGCGCCAGCATGACTGCAAGAGCGCGTTCCTCGGCTACCGTGGTTACACGGGGAACATGTGCATCTCCGTGAATGAGGAAGTCGTGCACGGCATCGGTGGCCCGCGCCGCCTCCTGCCGGGTGATATCATCAGCCTTGATGTGGGTGTGGTGAAGAGCGGCTTCATCGGGGACAATGCGACGACCGTCGCGGTGGGGGACATTCCTCTGGAAACCAAGCGCCTCCTCGCCGTCACCGAGCAATCGCTCTACGAAGCCATTAAGTTCGCCCGCGCAGGCACGAAGCTGGCGGATCTCTGCGGTGCCGTCGAAGAGTTCGTGAAGCCCCGCGGGTTCACCATTGTCCGCGAATTCGTGGGCCATGGCGTCGGCCGCAGACTGCATGAGGAACCGCAGGTCCCCAACTACCGTCCGCAGGGAAAGTCTCCGACGCTGATGCCGGGGATGACGCTCGCCATCGAGCCGATGGTGAATGCAGGCGTCGCTGGTGTCCGGATCCTGGACGACGGCTGGACCGTCATCACTGAGGACCGGAAACCGAGCGCGCACTTCGAGCATACCGTGCTCATCACCGCCGGCGAGCCGGAGATCCTCACCGACCGGCCCCGCCTCGCGGAGCCGGAGATGCTGGGTCTACCTGCCTGGTGA
- a CDS encoding nucleoside monophosphate kinase gives MSAPAPRPSRIVLLGPPASGKGTQGRRLAEAFGLGYLSTGALLREQVENGTELGRQAEPILARGGYLPDDLMNPILADWLERKNDAGWVLDGFPRSLPQALFLEEWLADHGHSLDAAVSLEVPFGDLLERTRNRVECPACRWSGQKSQLVSGELCPKCGSPAGPRADDDEENFRNRHSEFTTLTGPAIEHFRRAGILHAVDATAPQDQVAADILASFASAEAPN, from the coding sequence TTGAGCGCCCCCGCCCCCAGACCTTCCCGCATCGTCCTCCTGGGTCCTCCCGCCTCCGGCAAAGGCACCCAGGGCAGGCGGCTGGCGGAGGCCTTCGGGCTTGGCTATCTGAGCACCGGGGCCTTGCTCCGGGAGCAGGTGGAGAATGGCACGGAGCTTGGCAGGCAGGCAGAGCCGATCCTCGCCCGCGGCGGCTATCTGCCGGACGATCTCATGAATCCGATTCTGGCCGACTGGCTGGAGCGGAAAAACGATGCCGGATGGGTGCTGGACGGTTTTCCCCGCAGTCTCCCGCAGGCCCTGTTCCTGGAAGAATGGTTGGCGGACCACGGGCACTCCCTGGATGCCGCGGTCTCCCTTGAAGTCCCGTTCGGAGATCTGCTGGAACGCACCCGGAACCGGGTGGAGTGTCCCGCATGCCGTTGGTCCGGCCAGAAATCGCAGCTCGTCTCCGGGGAACTGTGCCCGAAGTGCGGATCCCCCGCCGGTCCGCGTGCGGACGACGACGAGGAGAACTTCCGCAACCGGCACTCCGAGTTCACAACCCTGACCGGTCCGGCCATCGAACACTTCCGCCGCGCGGGCATCCTGCATGCCGTTGACGCCACCGCTCCGCAGGACCAGGTTGCTGCGGACATCCTCGCCTCTTTCGCCTCTGCGGAGGCCCCGAACTGA